The proteins below come from a single Nocardiopsis gilva YIM 90087 genomic window:
- a CDS encoding DUF2516 family protein, with the protein MLGSSIVFVWQIIYIAIFVTTLYAFIEALRVPAQAYPAMDKQTKGLWVGILGVGLFVSLSAALTSYGFFTFLALVASLIFLLDVRPAVRGIGRNDGPYGPW; encoded by the coding sequence GTGCTCGGCAGTTCGATCGTGTTCGTCTGGCAGATCATCTACATCGCGATCTTCGTCACGACCCTGTACGCGTTCATCGAGGCACTGCGCGTTCCTGCGCAGGCGTATCCGGCGATGGACAAGCAGACCAAGGGCCTGTGGGTGGGGATCCTCGGTGTCGGGCTGTTCGTCTCCCTGAGCGCCGCCCTGACGTCCTACGGGTTCTTCACCTTCCTGGCGCTCGTCGCCTCACTGATCTTCCTGCTCGACGTCCGCCCCGCGGTGCGCGGGATCGGCCGTAACGACGGACCCTACGGGCCGTGGTAG
- a CDS encoding neutral zinc metallopeptidase, producing the protein MEPGLGEPPAHGRGALGRLGGWLLPQQRRLALYAALTVFVLALTALAWNATTGGADPQPPASAGAGTAQPPTSDPGDLRGTPGSDTGGGEEADARRPSGESALVANPLYDTGRLSPLPCPAPDLDIHDPDSVETFLNAMADCLDDTWQRQFDRAGIPFHPPRRVFWREPGRSPCRDYPSAAGAFYCRADTGIYIGVEDVVRKWNEADDSVVYASLIAHEYGHHVQGESGLLEYYHERRGQEADREDQNSWTRKSELQANCFAGAFLGSVQVSYPLTDADRSAVLTDAEATADRENGPEEERTHGTAENSRYWLDQGLTGQSPGTCNTWATENTALLE; encoded by the coding sequence GTGGAACCGGGTCTCGGTGAGCCGCCCGCGCACGGCCGAGGCGCCCTGGGGCGCCTCGGCGGATGGCTGCTGCCCCAACAACGCCGCCTGGCGCTGTACGCCGCTCTCACCGTCTTCGTCCTCGCGCTGACCGCCCTGGCCTGGAACGCGACCACCGGAGGCGCGGACCCCCAGCCGCCAGCGAGCGCCGGGGCCGGCACCGCGCAACCGCCCACGTCGGATCCGGGCGACCTGCGCGGGACGCCGGGCTCGGATACCGGTGGCGGCGAGGAGGCCGACGCGCGGCGCCCGTCGGGCGAGTCCGCCCTCGTGGCCAACCCCCTCTACGACACCGGGCGGCTGTCCCCGCTCCCCTGCCCCGCCCCCGACCTCGACATCCACGACCCCGACTCCGTCGAAACCTTCCTCAACGCGATGGCCGACTGCCTCGACGACACCTGGCAGCGCCAGTTCGACCGGGCCGGGATCCCGTTCCACCCGCCGCGGCGGGTCTTCTGGCGGGAACCGGGCCGCAGCCCCTGCCGCGACTACCCCTCGGCCGCCGGTGCCTTCTACTGCCGCGCCGACACCGGCATCTACATCGGCGTGGAGGACGTCGTGCGGAAGTGGAACGAGGCCGACGACAGCGTCGTCTACGCCTCGCTGATCGCCCACGAGTACGGCCACCACGTGCAGGGCGAATCGGGTCTGCTGGAGTACTACCACGAGCGGCGCGGCCAGGAGGCCGACCGCGAGGACCAGAACAGCTGGACCCGCAAGAGCGAACTGCAGGCCAACTGCTTCGCCGGGGCGTTCCTCGGCTCCGTCCAGGTCAGCTACCCCCTCACCGACGCCGACCGGTCGGCGGTCCTCACCGACGCCGAGGCCACCGCCGACCGGGAGAACGGCCCGGAGGAGGAGCGCACCCACGGCACGGCGGAGAACAGCCGCTACTGGCTCGACCAGGGCCTGACCGGACAGAGCCCCGGCACCTGCAACACCTGGGCGACCGAGAATACGGCTCTGCTGGAATGA
- a CDS encoding neutral zinc metallopeptidase, translating into MAQTRARTRLSDGRVRDARRYELPEYARRTRRRLNPAVTMVLLTGLSAIGLAGFVSVSAMFSDPGRPTAGGGAAAGSGVASRGPDVLTDNPLYEGERLTEVTCPAPELDPDDPESMAAFLHEITDCLDKAWSEEFAETDMAFERPTRVYWYASGQSPCGNFPAEGTAAFYCQANKGLYLGVEDIVRNSGDNRHPEAYTFLLSHEYAHHVQGEAGILTYFHSARGGKDSAQDRHLMTRRSELQANCLGGTFLGAIGDTFPITDRAHANILKDAERRGDYSTDDRTHGSPENGGMWTAHGMDRGDPAACNTWIAREDLVE; encoded by the coding sequence ATGGCCCAGACCCGGGCCAGAACGCGCCTGAGCGACGGCCGGGTGCGCGACGCGCGGCGCTACGAGCTTCCGGAGTACGCGCGCAGAACGCGGCGGCGGCTGAACCCCGCGGTGACGATGGTCCTGCTGACCGGCCTGTCGGCCATCGGCCTGGCCGGTTTCGTGAGTGTCTCGGCGATGTTCAGCGACCCGGGTCGCCCCACTGCCGGAGGGGGAGCCGCGGCCGGTAGCGGCGTGGCCTCCCGTGGCCCCGACGTCCTCACCGACAACCCGCTGTACGAGGGCGAGCGGCTGACCGAGGTCACCTGCCCCGCGCCGGAGCTCGACCCGGACGACCCGGAGTCGATGGCGGCCTTCCTCCACGAGATCACCGACTGCCTCGATAAGGCGTGGAGCGAGGAGTTCGCCGAGACGGACATGGCGTTCGAGCGCCCCACCCGGGTCTACTGGTACGCCTCCGGACAGAGCCCGTGCGGCAACTTCCCGGCCGAGGGCACGGCCGCGTTCTACTGCCAGGCCAACAAGGGGCTCTACCTCGGTGTCGAGGACATCGTGCGCAACTCCGGCGACAATCGGCACCCCGAGGCCTACACTTTCCTGCTCAGCCACGAGTACGCGCACCACGTGCAGGGCGAGGCGGGGATCCTGACCTACTTCCACAGCGCGCGTGGCGGGAAGGACAGCGCCCAGGACCGCCACCTGATGACCCGGCGCAGCGAACTGCAGGCCAACTGCCTGGGTGGGACGTTTCTGGGTGCGATCGGCGACACGTTCCCGATCACCGACCGCGCGCATGCGAATATCCTCAAAGACGCTGAGCGTCGGGGCGACTACAGCACCGACGACCGAACGCACGGCTCCCCCGAGAACGGGGGGATGTGGACCGCCCACGGAATGGACCGGGGGGACCCGGCCGCATGCAACACCTGGATCGCCCGGGAGGACCTGGTCGAATGA
- a CDS encoding DUF2207 domain-containing protein, translating to MRPVPAAAAVVAATLLTALPTAPATASESPSAAQASTAPPNHAVVPSERGDRIVNDISLRLDDDGVLHAKETISFGTAAPEEFTRTFVTREPYDADNDRLYEIDDVAAEAADGSAVATTTDEHRTTTDIRLDSAEAETVVLRYQVRGVVDEVGDGVELGWTAVGGYSAPVAETNVVVDAPLPPVALSCAAGEPRSSIYCTSSDMGGHQALVARFLQADLAPGQRLDIVVGYPAGTAPGTPILERSWSLSSAFAITPMTSSIFGVLLVVLVGGLFALIRIRGRDERALRTHAAAGDHAPLEPGAGDPGGIRFHPPDDVHPGQIGTLVDDQVNVVDLTATVVDLAVRGHLTIRELPHAQFSPVDWRLEQNPSPADDALLPYERKLLDALFDQWHQIKLSELGHSGFAGRLADVREELYRDMVRLKWFANRPNVERNRWATGGIALTVVGVALTVLLAVFTSAAFTGLAVIIAGAAVTVGAQYMPAKTALGSTVYAHTLGFRAYLLGADTADVPEGQRVRLFSRYLPYAMIFDNVERWAGILASAGSDEMQGDALPWYVGPDDWTLADFADSIKTFTLTLAGVISNARQFRTLV from the coding sequence ATGCGCCCGGTGCCGGCGGCCGCGGCAGTCGTGGCGGCAACACTTCTCACCGCCCTCCCCACCGCACCCGCCACCGCGTCCGAATCGCCCTCCGCCGCCCAGGCCTCGACAGCCCCGCCGAACCACGCCGTCGTCCCCTCCGAGCGCGGCGACCGCATCGTCAACGACATCTCCCTGCGCCTCGACGACGACGGTGTGCTGCACGCCAAGGAGACCATCTCCTTCGGCACCGCCGCACCCGAGGAGTTCACCCGCACCTTCGTCACGCGCGAACCCTACGACGCCGACAACGACCGGCTCTACGAGATCGACGACGTCGCCGCCGAGGCCGCCGACGGGTCCGCGGTCGCCACCACCACCGACGAGCACCGCACGACCACCGACATCCGGCTCGACTCCGCCGAGGCCGAGACCGTCGTCCTGCGCTACCAGGTGCGCGGCGTCGTGGACGAGGTCGGCGACGGCGTGGAACTGGGGTGGACGGCCGTCGGCGGCTACAGCGCCCCCGTCGCCGAGACCAACGTGGTCGTCGACGCCCCGCTGCCGCCCGTGGCACTGTCCTGCGCGGCCGGGGAGCCGCGCAGCTCCATCTACTGCACCTCCTCCGACATGGGCGGCCACCAGGCGCTGGTGGCCCGCTTCCTGCAGGCCGACCTCGCCCCCGGCCAGCGGCTGGACATCGTCGTCGGCTACCCCGCGGGGACCGCCCCCGGCACCCCCATCCTGGAGCGGAGCTGGTCGCTGAGCTCCGCCTTCGCCATCACCCCCATGACCAGCAGCATCTTCGGCGTGCTCCTGGTGGTCCTCGTCGGCGGCTTGTTCGCGCTGATCCGGATCCGCGGCCGCGACGAGCGCGCCCTGCGCACCCACGCCGCCGCGGGCGACCACGCCCCGCTGGAGCCCGGCGCAGGGGACCCCGGCGGAATCCGCTTCCACCCGCCCGACGACGTCCACCCCGGTCAGATCGGCACCCTCGTCGACGACCAGGTCAACGTGGTCGACCTCACCGCCACCGTCGTCGACCTCGCTGTGCGCGGCCACCTGACCATCCGGGAGCTGCCGCACGCCCAGTTCTCGCCCGTGGACTGGCGCCTGGAACAGAACCCCTCCCCGGCCGACGACGCGCTGCTGCCCTACGAGCGCAAGCTGCTCGACGCCCTGTTCGACCAGTGGCACCAGATCAAACTCTCCGAGCTGGGGCACAGCGGCTTCGCCGGCCGGCTGGCCGACGTCCGCGAGGAGCTCTACCGGGACATGGTGCGGCTCAAGTGGTTCGCCAACCGGCCCAATGTGGAGCGCAACCGCTGGGCCACGGGCGGCATCGCGCTCACGGTCGTCGGCGTCGCCCTCACCGTGCTGCTGGCCGTCTTCACCAGCGCCGCGTTCACCGGGCTGGCCGTCATCATCGCGGGCGCCGCCGTCACTGTCGGCGCGCAGTACATGCCCGCCAAGACGGCGCTGGGCAGCACGGTCTACGCCCACACCCTGGGCTTCCGCGCCTACCTGCTCGGCGCCGACACCGCCGACGTGCCCGAGGGCCAGCGGGTCCGGCTGTTCTCCCGCTACCTGCCCTACGCGATGATCTTCGACAACGTCGAGCGGTGGGCGGGCATCCTGGCATCCGCGGGCTCCGACGAGATGCAGGGCGACGCGCTGCCCTGGTACGTGGGGCCCGACGACTGGACCCTGGCGGACTTCGCCGACTCCATCAAGACGTTCACCCTGACCCTGGCGGGGGTCATCTCCAACGCCCGCCAGTTCCGCACACTCGTGTAG
- the dtd gene encoding D-aminoacyl-tRNA deacylase, with translation MRAVVQRVANAAVTVEGAVVGEITRPGLLALVGVTHSDTEAEARKLAAKLWKLRILDDEKSCSDIGAPLLVVSQFTLYGDARKGRRPTWQAAAPGSVAEPLVDAVVKELRDLGAEVATGVFGAMMSVSLTNEGPFTVIVEV, from the coding sequence GTGCGAGCGGTCGTGCAACGCGTCGCCAACGCCGCGGTGACGGTCGAGGGCGCCGTCGTCGGCGAGATCACCCGGCCCGGCCTGCTGGCGCTGGTCGGCGTCACCCACAGCGATACCGAGGCCGAGGCCCGCAAGCTCGCCGCGAAACTGTGGAAGCTGCGGATCCTCGACGACGAGAAGTCCTGCTCCGACATCGGCGCCCCGCTGCTGGTGGTCAGCCAGTTCACGCTGTACGGCGACGCGCGCAAGGGACGCCGCCCCACCTGGCAGGCGGCGGCGCCCGGATCGGTGGCCGAACCCCTGGTCGACGCGGTCGTCAAGGAGCTCCGCGATCTGGGAGCCGAGGTCGCGACCGGGGTGTTCGGCGCCATGATGTCGGTGTCCCTCACCAACGAGGGCCCGTTCACCGTCATCGTCGAGGTCTGA
- a CDS encoding response regulator transcription factor, giving the protein MTRVLVVEDEESYSDALSYMLRKEGFEVAVASTGTVALDTFDRTGADLVLLDLMLPGLPGTEVCRTLRQKSNVPVIMLTAKDSEIDKVVGLELGADDYVTKPFSSRELVARIRAVLRRRGEDEVALPTALEVGPVRMDVERHVVTVRGDSVQLPLKEFELLEVLLRNAGRVLTRMQLIDRVWGADYVGDTKTLDVHVKRLRAKIEHDPGNPKFIVTVRGLGYKFEPAAAEG; this is encoded by the coding sequence GTGACGCGTGTACTTGTCGTTGAGGACGAGGAATCCTACAGCGATGCCCTGTCGTACATGCTGCGCAAAGAGGGCTTCGAGGTCGCGGTGGCATCGACGGGGACGGTCGCGTTGGACACGTTCGACCGGACCGGGGCCGACCTGGTACTTCTCGACCTGATGCTGCCCGGCCTGCCGGGCACCGAGGTGTGCCGAACGCTGCGGCAGAAGTCCAACGTGCCAGTCATCATGCTCACGGCCAAGGACAGTGAGATCGACAAGGTCGTCGGCCTGGAGCTGGGCGCCGACGACTACGTGACCAAGCCGTTCTCCTCGCGTGAGCTCGTCGCCCGCATCCGGGCGGTACTCCGCCGCCGGGGTGAGGACGAGGTGGCCCTGCCCACCGCCCTGGAGGTCGGTCCGGTCCGCATGGACGTGGAGCGGCACGTGGTGACGGTGCGCGGCGACAGTGTCCAGCTCCCACTGAAGGAGTTCGAGCTGCTGGAGGTGCTGCTCCGCAACGCGGGGCGGGTGCTGACCCGGATGCAGCTGATCGACCGGGTGTGGGGCGCCGACTACGTGGGCGACACCAAGACCCTCGACGTGCACGTCAAGCGACTGCGCGCGAAGATCGAGCACGACCCCGGCAATCCGAAGTTCATCGTCACCGTCCGCGGCCTGGGCTACAAGTTCGAGCCCGCCGCCGCGGAGGGGTAG
- a CDS encoding sensor histidine kinase, giving the protein MQGELLAAVAGIVGLVIGLAAGLAFRISESGRSRAPEPPLTSELPPGIAEVLAALPSSAVVLDPADRVLRASSAARAFGIVRGEELVISDLLALARRVRRDGVIRETEIEVAVRKFGPDATSFAVRVAPLGGTGLVLVLAEDQTERRRVEAVRRDFVANISHELKTPVGALSLLAETVADASDDPEAVRRFTGRMQQEAARLTSVIQDLITLSRIQGAEPMTEPGKVEVATVVEEALDAVRMAADAKEIELVSSGTDDITVMGDEGLLVTAMRNLVANAVAYSPERTRVSVSADVTEKAVEISVADQGIGIPPQDLERIFERFYRVDAARSRATGGTGLGLAIVKHIMTHHRGEVTVWSKEGSGSTFTLRLPRPQTRERTGSGEHTYREAAQ; this is encoded by the coding sequence GTGCAAGGAGAACTGCTGGCCGCGGTCGCCGGCATCGTTGGGCTGGTGATCGGCCTCGCCGCCGGGCTCGCCTTCCGTATCAGCGAGTCGGGCCGCAGCCGCGCCCCTGAGCCGCCGCTCACCTCGGAGCTGCCACCGGGCATCGCCGAGGTGCTCGCCGCGCTGCCCTCGTCCGCCGTGGTCCTCGACCCCGCCGACCGCGTGCTGCGGGCGAGCTCGGCCGCGCGCGCCTTCGGCATCGTGCGTGGCGAGGAACTCGTCATCAGCGACCTGTTGGCGCTGGCCCGGCGCGTGCGCCGCGACGGCGTCATCCGCGAGACCGAGATCGAGGTGGCCGTTCGCAAGTTCGGTCCCGACGCTACCTCCTTCGCCGTCCGCGTCGCCCCGCTCGGAGGCACCGGACTGGTCCTGGTACTCGCCGAGGACCAGACCGAGCGCCGCCGCGTCGAGGCGGTCCGCCGCGACTTCGTCGCAAATATCAGCCACGAGCTGAAAACACCGGTCGGCGCGCTGTCGCTGCTCGCCGAGACCGTCGCCGACGCCAGCGACGACCCCGAGGCCGTGCGCCGCTTCACCGGCCGCATGCAGCAGGAGGCCGCCCGGCTGACCAGTGTCATCCAGGACCTGATCACCCTCTCCCGGATCCAGGGCGCCGAACCGATGACGGAGCCCGGCAAAGTGGAGGTGGCCACCGTGGTCGAGGAGGCGCTCGACGCGGTGCGCATGGCCGCCGACGCCAAGGAGATCGAGCTGGTCTCCAGCGGCACCGACGACATCACCGTCATGGGCGACGAGGGCCTGCTCGTCACGGCCATGCGCAACCTCGTGGCCAACGCCGTCGCCTATAGTCCAGAGCGCACACGCGTATCGGTCTCCGCTGATGTCACCGAGAAAGCGGTGGAGATCAGCGTCGCCGACCAGGGAATCGGCATCCCGCCCCAGGACCTGGAGCGCATCTTCGAGCGGTTCTACCGCGTCGACGCGGCCCGTAGCCGCGCCACCGGAGGGACCGGCCTCGGGCTGGCCATCGTCAAACACATCATGACCCACCACCGCGGTGAAGTGACCGTGTGGAGCAAGGAGGGCTCGGGGTCGACGTTTACACTGCGTCTTCCCCGGCCGCAGACCCGCGAGCGGACGGGCTCGGGGGAACACACCTATCGGGAGGCAGCACAGTGA
- the phoU gene encoding phosphate signaling complex protein PhoU, translating into MRDTYHEELDALGERLVEMTRLARNAIARATTALLDADLTAAQEVISGDDELNRLDDEIEKSAFDLMARQQPVAQDLRMIITSLHMAGDLERMGDHAVHIAKIARRRHPDSAIPAELRSIVLEMGHQAELLVIKAGEVVGNRDVDTALELDADDDRMDRLRRKLLERILRPGWQHGVEATMDVTLAGRFYERFGDHAVHVADNLVYMVTGEKPKDYDPEV; encoded by the coding sequence ATGCGCGACACCTACCATGAGGAGCTCGACGCTCTTGGCGAGCGGCTCGTCGAGATGACACGGCTGGCCCGGAACGCCATCGCGCGCGCGACGACGGCTCTGCTCGACGCCGACCTCACCGCCGCCCAGGAAGTCATCTCCGGAGACGATGAGCTCAACCGCCTCGACGACGAGATCGAGAAGAGCGCGTTCGATCTGATGGCCCGGCAGCAGCCCGTGGCCCAGGACCTCCGGATGATCATCACCTCGCTGCACATGGCGGGGGACCTGGAGCGGATGGGCGACCACGCGGTGCACATCGCGAAGATCGCGCGGCGCCGCCACCCCGACTCCGCCATCCCGGCCGAGCTGCGCTCGATCGTGCTGGAGATGGGGCACCAGGCCGAGCTGCTCGTCATCAAGGCTGGCGAGGTCGTGGGCAACCGCGACGTCGACACGGCGCTGGAGCTCGACGCCGACGACGACCGGATGGACCGGCTGCGCCGCAAGCTGCTGGAGCGGATCCTGCGTCCGGGCTGGCAGCACGGGGTCGAGGCGACGATGGACGTCACCCTGGCCGGTCGCTTCTACGAGCGCTTCGGCGACCACGCCGTGCACGTGGCGGACAACCT